A single Thunnus thynnus chromosome 6, fThuThy2.1, whole genome shotgun sequence DNA region contains:
- the LOC137184087 gene encoding carbohydrate sulfotransferase 11-like isoform X2 encodes MKMPRGGRLFLATCLGSLFVLVLYFQTITKPEPGLKTVSRPGQSRRSPLQSLYNGDQLELLAAQRSLQGRRELLEQECLSHTRKRRVLSPEDLKHLIVDDKHSLIYCYVPKVACTNWKRVLMVLTSDGRYTDPLAIPANEAHVAGNLRTLSEFSVPEINQRLRSYLKFIFVREPFERLVSAYRNKFTRSYNTAFHKRYGTKIVRRHRPNPQREALEKGNDVSFHEFVQYLVDPRTQREEPFNEHWERVHSLCHPCLIHYDVVGKYETLEPDAQAVLRLAGVDGTLQFPTSGKSTRTDGNMAARFFKHISPFYQKKLFNLYRMDFLLFNYSTPEYLRT; translated from the exons AACCTGGTTTGAAGACTGTCAGCAGACCAGGGCAAAGCAGGAGAAGTCCACTGCAGAGCCTCTACAATGGAGATCAG CTGGAGCTGTTAGCAGCTCAGAGGTCCCTCCAAGGCCGCAGGGAGCTGTTGGAGCAGGAGTGCCTGAGCCACACGAGGAAGCGTCGGGTGCTTTCACCCGAGGATCTCAAACACCTCATTGTGGATGATAAACACAGCCTTATTTACTGCTATGTACCAAAG GTAGCCTGCACCAACTGGAAGCGTGTCCTCATGGTCCTCACCAGTGACGGCCGCTACACTGACCCTCTTGCCATCCCTGCCAATGAGGCCCACGTGGCGGGAAACCTGCGCACACTCTCCGAGTTCTCAGTCCCTGAGATCAACCAACGCCTTCGCAGCTACCTCAAGTTCATCTTCGTGCGGGAGCCCTTTGAGCGCCTGGTGTCCGCCTACCGGAACAAGTTCACGCGCAGCTACAACACTGCTTTCCACAAGCGCTACGGAACCAAGATCGTCCGCCGGCACCGGCCCAACCCGCAGCGTGAAGCACTGGAGAAAGGGAATGACGTTTCTTTCCACGAGTTTGTCCAGTATCTCGTGGACCCTCGGACCCAACGGGAAGAACCTTTCAATGAGCACTGGGAGCGGGTGCACTCTCTCTGCCACCCATGTCTGATCCATTATGACGTGGTGGGGAAGTATGAGACTCTGGAGCCAGACGCGCAGGCTGTGCTCAGATTGGCCGGAGTGGATGGGACACTTCAATTTCCAACGTCTGGTAAGAGCACCCGGACTGACGGCAACATGGCAGCACGCTTCTTTAAGCACATCAGTCCTTTCTACCAGAAGAAACTATTCAACCTGTATCGAATGGATTTCCTGCTCTTTAACTACTCAACACCAGAGTATCTCAGGACTTGA
- the LOC137184087 gene encoding carbohydrate sulfotransferase 11-like isoform X1, with amino-acid sequence MKMPRGGRLFLATCLGSLFVLVLYFQTITKPEPGLKTVSRPGQSRRSPLQSLYNGDQQLELLAAQRSLQGRRELLEQECLSHTRKRRVLSPEDLKHLIVDDKHSLIYCYVPKVACTNWKRVLMVLTSDGRYTDPLAIPANEAHVAGNLRTLSEFSVPEINQRLRSYLKFIFVREPFERLVSAYRNKFTRSYNTAFHKRYGTKIVRRHRPNPQREALEKGNDVSFHEFVQYLVDPRTQREEPFNEHWERVHSLCHPCLIHYDVVGKYETLEPDAQAVLRLAGVDGTLQFPTSGKSTRTDGNMAARFFKHISPFYQKKLFNLYRMDFLLFNYSTPEYLRT; translated from the exons AACCTGGTTTGAAGACTGTCAGCAGACCAGGGCAAAGCAGGAGAAGTCCACTGCAGAGCCTCTACAATGGAGATCAG CAGCTGGAGCTGTTAGCAGCTCAGAGGTCCCTCCAAGGCCGCAGGGAGCTGTTGGAGCAGGAGTGCCTGAGCCACACGAGGAAGCGTCGGGTGCTTTCACCCGAGGATCTCAAACACCTCATTGTGGATGATAAACACAGCCTTATTTACTGCTATGTACCAAAG GTAGCCTGCACCAACTGGAAGCGTGTCCTCATGGTCCTCACCAGTGACGGCCGCTACACTGACCCTCTTGCCATCCCTGCCAATGAGGCCCACGTGGCGGGAAACCTGCGCACACTCTCCGAGTTCTCAGTCCCTGAGATCAACCAACGCCTTCGCAGCTACCTCAAGTTCATCTTCGTGCGGGAGCCCTTTGAGCGCCTGGTGTCCGCCTACCGGAACAAGTTCACGCGCAGCTACAACACTGCTTTCCACAAGCGCTACGGAACCAAGATCGTCCGCCGGCACCGGCCCAACCCGCAGCGTGAAGCACTGGAGAAAGGGAATGACGTTTCTTTCCACGAGTTTGTCCAGTATCTCGTGGACCCTCGGACCCAACGGGAAGAACCTTTCAATGAGCACTGGGAGCGGGTGCACTCTCTCTGCCACCCATGTCTGATCCATTATGACGTGGTGGGGAAGTATGAGACTCTGGAGCCAGACGCGCAGGCTGTGCTCAGATTGGCCGGAGTGGATGGGACACTTCAATTTCCAACGTCTGGTAAGAGCACCCGGACTGACGGCAACATGGCAGCACGCTTCTTTAAGCACATCAGTCCTTTCTACCAGAAGAAACTATTCAACCTGTATCGAATGGATTTCCTGCTCTTTAACTACTCAACACCAGAGTATCTCAGGACTTGA